A window from Eubalaena glacialis isolate mEubGla1 chromosome 1, mEubGla1.1.hap2.+ XY, whole genome shotgun sequence encodes these proteins:
- the GORASP2 gene encoding Golgi reassembly-stacking protein 2 isoform X1 yields the protein MGSSQSVEIPGGGTEGYHVLRVQENSPGHRAGLEPFFDFIVSINGSRLNKDNDTLKDLLKANVEKPVKMLIYSSKTLELRETSVTPSNMWGGQGLLGVSIRFCSFDGANENVWHVLEVESNSPAALAGLRPHSDYIIGADMVMNESEDLFSLIETHEAKPLKLYVYNTDTDNCREVIITPNSAWGGEGSLGCGIGYGYLHRIPTRPFEEGKKISLPGQMTGTPITPLKDGFMEVQLSSVNPPSLSSPGTTEIEQSLSGLSISSTPPAVSNVLSTGVPTVPLLPPQVNQSLTSVPPMNPATTLPGLMPLPAGLPNLPALPNLNLPAPHVVPGVSLPELMNPGLPPLPSLPPQNLPGLAPLPMPSEFLPSFPLVPEVSSAAGSTELLSSLPPTGSPPSDPVPTTARADAASALTVGVTPPTPKAPATVEDRVGESIPASKKPVSAVTDANASESP from the exons gTACAAGAAAATTCCCCAGGACATAGAGCTGGACTGGAGCCATTCTTTGACTTTATTGTTTCTATTAATGGTTCGAGATTA AATAAAGACAATGATACTCTTAAGGATCTACTGAAAGCAAATGTTGAAAAGCCTGTAAAAATGCTTATCTACAGTAGTAAAACACTGGAGCTGCGAGAGACCTCAGTCACACCAAGTAACATGTGGGGTGGCCAGGGCTTGTTGGGAGTGAGCATTCGTTTCTGCAGCTTTGATGGGGCAAATGAAAACGTTTGGCATGTGTTG GAAGTGGAATCAAATTCTCCTGCAGCACTGGCAGGTCTTAGACCTCACAGTGATTATATCATTGGAGCAGATATGGTCATGAATGAG TCTGAAGATCTGTTCAGCCTTATTgaaacacatgaagcaaaaccATTGAAACTTTATGTGTATAATACAGACACTGATAACTGTCGAGAAGTGATTATTACACCAAATTCTGCATGGGGTGGAGAAGGCAG CCTAGGATGTGGCATTGGATACGGTTATTTGCATCGAATACCTACACGCCCatttgaagaaggaaagaaaatttctCTTCCAGGACAGATGACTGGTACACCTATTACTCCTCTTAAAGATGGATTTATGGAG gtCCAGCTGTCCTCAGTTAATCCCCCGTCTTTGTCATCACCAGGAACTACAGAAATTGAACAGAGTCTGTCTGGACTTTCTATTAGCTCAACTCCACCAGCTGTCAGTAATGTTCTCAGTACAG GTGTACCAACAGTACCATTATTGCCACCACAAGTAAACCAGTCCCTCACTTCTGTGCCGCCAATGAACCCAGCTACTACATTACCAG GTCTGATGCCTTTACCAGCAGGACTGCCaaacctccctgccctccccaatCTCAACCTCCCTGCCCCGCACGTCGTGCCAGGTGTCAGCTTACCAGAGCTCATGAACCCGG GTTTGCCacctcttccttccctgcctccccaaAACTTACCTGGCCTTGCACCTCTCCCCATGCCATCCGAGTTCCTCCCGTCATTCCCTTTGGTTCCAGAGGTCTCTTCCGCAGCAGGCTCCACAGAGCTGCTgtcctctctcccacccaccgGCAGCCCACCCTCCGACCCTGTCCCGACCACTGCAAGGGCAGATGCCGCGTCCGCACTCACCGTGGGTGTGACGCCCCCCACTCCCAAGGCCCCGGCCACTGTTGAGGACAGAGTCGGCGAATCCATCCCAGCCAGCAAGAAGCCTGTCTCTGCGGTTACGGATGCAAATGCCTCTGAGTCACCTTAG
- the GORASP2 gene encoding Golgi reassembly-stacking protein 2 isoform X2 → MGSSQSVEIPGGGTEGYHVLRVQENSPGHRAGLEPFFDFIVSINGSRLNKDNDTLKDLLKANVEKPVKMLIYSSKTLELRETSVTPSNMWGGQGLLGVSIRFCSFDGANENVWHVLEVESNSPAALAGLRPHSDYIIGADMVMNESEDLFSLIETHEAKPLKLYVYNTDTDNCREVIITPNSAWGGEGSLGCGIGYGYLHRIPTRPFEEGKKISLPGQMTGTPITPLKDGFMEVQLSSVNPPSLSSPGTTEIEQSLSGLSISSTPPAVSNVLSTGVPTVPLLPPQVNQSLTSVPPMNPATTLPGLMPLPAGLPNLPALPNLNLPAPHVVPGVSLPELMNPGVTGGFPCGQAHLHLRKPV, encoded by the exons gTACAAGAAAATTCCCCAGGACATAGAGCTGGACTGGAGCCATTCTTTGACTTTATTGTTTCTATTAATGGTTCGAGATTA AATAAAGACAATGATACTCTTAAGGATCTACTGAAAGCAAATGTTGAAAAGCCTGTAAAAATGCTTATCTACAGTAGTAAAACACTGGAGCTGCGAGAGACCTCAGTCACACCAAGTAACATGTGGGGTGGCCAGGGCTTGTTGGGAGTGAGCATTCGTTTCTGCAGCTTTGATGGGGCAAATGAAAACGTTTGGCATGTGTTG GAAGTGGAATCAAATTCTCCTGCAGCACTGGCAGGTCTTAGACCTCACAGTGATTATATCATTGGAGCAGATATGGTCATGAATGAG TCTGAAGATCTGTTCAGCCTTATTgaaacacatgaagcaaaaccATTGAAACTTTATGTGTATAATACAGACACTGATAACTGTCGAGAAGTGATTATTACACCAAATTCTGCATGGGGTGGAGAAGGCAG CCTAGGATGTGGCATTGGATACGGTTATTTGCATCGAATACCTACACGCCCatttgaagaaggaaagaaaatttctCTTCCAGGACAGATGACTGGTACACCTATTACTCCTCTTAAAGATGGATTTATGGAG gtCCAGCTGTCCTCAGTTAATCCCCCGTCTTTGTCATCACCAGGAACTACAGAAATTGAACAGAGTCTGTCTGGACTTTCTATTAGCTCAACTCCACCAGCTGTCAGTAATGTTCTCAGTACAG GTGTACCAACAGTACCATTATTGCCACCACAAGTAAACCAGTCCCTCACTTCTGTGCCGCCAATGAACCCAGCTACTACATTACCAG GTCTGATGCCTTTACCAGCAGGACTGCCaaacctccctgccctccccaatCTCAACCTCCCTGCCCCGCACGTCGTGCCAGGTGTCAGCTTACCAGAGCTCATGAACCCGG GAGTCACTGGAGGATTTCCGTGCGGACAAGCTCATCTGCATTTGAGGAAGCCTGTCTAG